From the genome of Chlorocebus sabaeus isolate Y175 chromosome 2, mChlSab1.0.hap1, whole genome shotgun sequence, one region includes:
- the SPATA2 gene encoding spermatogenesis-associated protein 2, which produces MGKPSSMDTKFKDDLFRKYVQFHEGKVDTTTSRQRPGGDECLRVAASTLLSLHKVDPFYRFRLIQFYEVVESSLRSLSSSSLRALHGAFSMLETVGINLFLYPWKKEFRSIKTYTGPFVYYVKSTLLEEDIRAILSCMGYAPELGTAYKLRELVETLQVKMVSFELFLAKVECEQMLEIHSQVKDKGYSELDIVSERKSSAEDVRGCSDALRRRAEGREHLTASMSRVALQKSASERAAKDYYKPRVTKPSRSVDAYDSYWESRKPPLKASLSLRKEPVAADVGDDLKDEIIRPSPSLLTMASSPHGSPDALPPASPSNGPGLLRGTYFSTQDDVDLYTDSEPRATYRRQDALRPDVWLVRNDAHPLYHKRSPPAKESALSKCQSCGLSCSSSLCQRCDSLLTCPPASKPSVFPSKASTHDSLAHGASLREKYPGQTQGLDRLPHLHSKSKPSSTPTSRCGFCNRPGATNTCTQCSKVSCDACLSAYHYDPCYKKSELHKFMPNNQLNYKSTQLSHLVYR; this is translated from the exons ATGGGGAAGCCCAGTTCAATGGATACAAAATTCAAGGATGACTTATTTCGGAAGTATGTGCAGTTCCATGAGGGCAAAGTGGATACCACCACCAGCAGGCAGCGGCCTGGCGGCGATGAGTGTCTGCGGGTGGCAGCATCGACCCTGCTCAGCCTGCACAAGGTGGATCCCTTTTATCGATTCCGGCTGATCCAGTTCTACGAGGTGGTGGAGAGCTCCCTGCGCTCGCTCAGCTCCTCCAGCCTGCGGGCTCTGCACGGTGCCTTCAGCATGCTGGAGACAGTGGGCATCAACCTCTTCCTCTACCCGTGGAAGAAGGAATTCAGGAGCATCAAG ACCTACACGGGCCCTTTTGTTTATTATGTCAAGTCGACATTACTGGAAGAGGACATCCGAGCCATCCTGAGCTGCATGGGCTACGCACCTGAGCTGGGCACCGCATACAAGCTCAGAGAGCTCGTGGAGACCCTCCAGGTGAAGATGGTCTCCTTCGAGCTCTTTCTGGCCAAAGTCGAGTGTGAGCAGATGCTGGAAATCCACTCACAAGTGAAGGACAAGGGCTACTCCGAGCTGGACATCGTGAGCGAGCGCAAGAGCAGTGCGGAGGACGTGCGCGGCTGCTCAGACGCCCTGCGGCGGCGGGCAGAGGGCCGGGAGCACCTGACGGCCTCCATGTCACGAGTGGCACTCCAGAAGTCAGCCAGCGAGCGGGCGGCCAAGGACTACTACAAGCCCCGCGTGACCAAGCCCTCGAGGTCGGTGGATGCCTATGACAGCTACTGGGAGAGCCGGAAGCCACCACTGAAGGCCTCATTGAGTCTTCGGAAGGAGCCTGTGGCAGCGGATGTGGGGGATGACCTCAAGGACGAGATCATCCGCCCGTCCCCTTCGCTGCTGACCATGGCCAGCTCTCCCCACGGCAGCCCGGATGCCCTTCCACCTGCCTCCCCCAGCAACGGCCCGGGCCTGCTGCGCGGTACCTACTTCTCCACTCAGGATGACGTGGATCTGTACACAGACTCCGAACCCAGGGCCACCTACCGTCGGCAGGATGCTCTGCGGCCGGATGTGTGGCTGGTCAGAAACGACGCCCACCCCCTCTACCACAAGCGCTCGCCCCCTGCCAAAGAGTCCGCCCTCTCCAAGTGCCAAAGCTGTGGGCTGTCCTGCAGCTCCTCCCTCTGCCAGCGCTGTGACAGCCTGCTCACCTGTCCTCCAGCTTCCAAGCCCAGCGTCTTCCCCAGCAAGGCCTCCACTCATGACAGCCTGGCCCACGGGGCATCTCTGCGGGAGAAGTACCCAGGCCAGACTCAGGGCCTCGACCGCCTCCCGCACCTTCACTCCAAATCGAAGCCCTCCTCCACGCCCACTTCCCGCTGTGGCTTCTGCAACCGCCCAGGTGCCACCAACACCTGCACCCAGTGTTCAAAAGTCTCATGTGACGCCTGCCTCAGCGCTTACCATTACGACCCCTGCTACAAAAAGAGTGAGCTGCACAAGTTCATGCCCAACAACCAGCTGAACTACAAGTCCACCCAGCTCTCCCATCTCGTGTACAGATAG